In Massilia antarctica, the following are encoded in one genomic region:
- a CDS encoding tetratricopeptide repeat protein translates to MRRPTLPPLLAMLLALGALAPARARQGDAPATPASAAVVASGAQSVGASAALAAEMPAPESAPAEGMRALSDEQAAQEEKLYLEALRSLSEGRPDEATSKLSSLLEKNALHAGAWLDLAISHCELGNKVEAERLFDQIEQRFHPSASILELIAHYRASGCKGQRSYRRSMSFKLGAGYDSNVNQGSSSSTVLLGSVNKLETYTLGPDSLPRADHFKVLSGDFNQPIGSGGMLLIAQLRALRYNEVSSQDSESGLLALERPWSEGGWTGRATAAYGLVRLGGELYQRQAQVLLRAVPPLDLGESLGWSLSAGYSSAIYPTRRYYDARTLDLGTSLAMRSKLSTVVLSAGALADAGKAARPGGDRKGWYGGINLVTLLGEKAIAEVGVSRQSWRGAQIYSKDFIETRRAQDTSQLRASLLFPVGTHSALQLELRRTFNRENIPLFQYDSRWFQFSWRTDNW, encoded by the coding sequence ATGAGGCGCCCGACCTTGCCGCCGCTGCTGGCCATGCTGCTGGCGCTGGGCGCGCTCGCGCCTGCCCGCGCACGCCAGGGCGACGCGCCCGCCACGCCGGCGTCGGCAGCGGTGGTGGCAAGCGGCGCGCAAAGCGTGGGGGCCAGCGCGGCGCTGGCGGCGGAGATGCCTGCGCCCGAGTCCGCGCCGGCCGAGGGCATGCGCGCGCTCAGCGACGAGCAGGCGGCCCAGGAAGAAAAACTCTACCTGGAAGCGCTGCGCTCGCTGTCCGAAGGACGGCCGGACGAAGCCACCAGCAAGCTCAGCAGCTTGCTGGAAAAGAACGCCCTGCACGCCGGCGCCTGGCTCGACCTGGCCATCAGCCATTGCGAACTGGGCAACAAGGTCGAGGCCGAGCGCCTGTTCGACCAGATCGAACAGCGTTTCCATCCCTCGGCCTCGATCCTGGAACTGATCGCGCACTACCGCGCCTCGGGCTGCAAGGGCCAGCGCAGCTATCGGCGCTCGATGTCGTTCAAGCTCGGCGCCGGCTACGACAGCAACGTCAACCAGGGTTCGAGCAGCAGCACCGTCCTGCTCGGCAGCGTCAACAAGCTGGAAACCTATACCCTGGGCCCGGACTCGCTGCCGCGCGCCGACCATTTCAAGGTCCTCTCGGGCGACTTCAACCAGCCGATCGGCAGCGGCGGCATGCTCTTGATCGCCCAGCTGCGCGCCTTGCGCTACAACGAGGTGAGCAGCCAGGACAGCGAGTCCGGCCTGCTCGCGCTCGAACGCCCCTGGAGCGAGGGCGGCTGGACCGGGCGCGCCACCGCCGCCTACGGCCTGGTCCGTCTCGGCGGCGAGCTCTACCAGCGCCAGGCCCAGGTGCTGCTGCGCGCCGTGCCGCCGCTCGACCTGGGCGAATCGCTCGGCTGGTCGCTCAGCGCCGGTTACAGCAGCGCCATCTATCCGACCCGGCGCTACTACGATGCGCGCACGCTCGACCTGGGCACCAGCCTGGCCATGCGCAGCAAGCTGAGCACGGTGGTGCTGTCGGCCGGGGCGCTGGCCGACGCCGGCAAGGCCGCGCGCCCGGGAGGCGACCGCAAGGGCTGGTACGGCGGAATCAACCTGGTCACCTTGCTGGGCGAAAAAGCCATCGCCGAAGTGGGCGTCTCGCGCCAGTCCTGGCGTGGCGCGCAGATCTACTCGAAGGACTTTATCGAGACCCGGCGCGCCCAGGACACCAGCCAGCTGCGCGCCAGCCTGCTATTCCCGGTCGGCACCCACAGCGCCCTGCAGCTGGAGCTGCGGCGCACCTTCAACCGCGAGAACATTCCCCTGTTCCAGTACGACAGCCGTTGGTTCCAGTTCAGCTGGCGCACCGACAACTGGTAA
- a CDS encoding VanZ family protein, producing the protein MFLLATVAIVAGCLVPNEWLPPLPNDKLLHFLAFGLLALLMARMVPGGWFLQLCLLGLLGAALLIEILQNLVPGRAFCWRDMAANAAGIATVALCAPLAHAYL; encoded by the coding sequence GTGTTTTTACTCGCGACGGTGGCCATCGTAGCGGGCTGTCTGGTACCCAACGAATGGCTGCCGCCCTTGCCGAACGACAAGCTCCTGCACTTCCTGGCGTTCGGCCTGCTTGCGCTCTTGATGGCACGCATGGTTCCGGGCGGCTGGTTCCTGCAGCTTTGCCTGCTGGGCTTGCTGGGCGCCGCCCTCCTCATCGAAATCCTGCAGAATCTAGTACCAGGAAGAGCGTTTTGCTGGCGCGACATGGCGGCCAATGCCGCCGGCATCGCGACGGTGGCGCTGTGCGCGCCGCTCGCGCATGCCTATCTATGA
- a CDS encoding Crp/Fnr family transcriptional regulator: MSINNFIVTATKNGVPLGPEDASVMPVPKDSQNKVSVQIHLRKIPLLAQLSEEEMRQVMTDLRIRTYAKRDVVLQKGASGDSLLFLLSGQLQVIDVTEDGRAIGLRMLAPGDFFGEIAVINGSTRSASVVALSPVMVALLPRATALHLFSHSPSVAKHMLRFLAEKVQRDSQFRALLSIHNTAKRIYTFLELMKEKKEGDLEVVENLPTHQDIANMINTSRETVTRTLLALVQQGIIEKGTHRLIILNPAELHKLAQN, from the coding sequence ATGAGTATAAATAATTTCATCGTTACCGCAACCAAGAACGGGGTTCCGCTCGGGCCCGAGGATGCCTCGGTCATGCCGGTGCCCAAGGATTCGCAGAACAAGGTCAGCGTCCAGATCCACCTGCGCAAGATTCCCCTGCTGGCCCAGCTGAGCGAGGAAGAAATGCGCCAGGTCATGACCGACCTGCGCATCCGCACCTACGCCAAGCGCGACGTGGTGCTGCAAAAGGGCGCCAGCGGCGACAGCCTGCTGTTTTTACTGTCGGGCCAGCTGCAAGTGATCGACGTGACCGAAGACGGGCGCGCGATCGGCCTGCGCATGCTCGCGCCGGGCGACTTCTTCGGCGAAATCGCCGTCATCAACGGCTCGACCCGCTCGGCCTCGGTGGTGGCCTTGAGTCCGGTGATGGTGGCGCTGCTGCCGCGCGCCACCGCGCTGCACCTGTTTTCGCATTCGCCGTCGGTGGCCAAGCACATGCTGCGCTTTTTGGCCGAGAAAGTGCAGCGCGACTCGCAATTTCGCGCGCTGCTGAGCATCCACAACACCGCCAAGCGCATCTACACCTTCCTCGAACTGATGAAGGAAAAGAAAGAGGGCGACCTGGAAGTGGTGGAAAACCTGCCGACCCACCAGGATATCGCCAACATGATCAACACCAGCCGCGAAACGGTGACCCGTACCCTGCTCGCGCTGGTGCAGCAAGGCATTATCGAAAAGGGCACGCACCGCCTGATCATCCTGAACCCGGCGGAACTGCACAAGCTGGCGCAGAACTAG
- a CDS encoding alginate O-acetyltransferase AlgX-related protein produces the protein MNDHLSRAVLHPRVAPWRALALALRRRSRGARHLLRLLLVAAIFAVSLIPAMPALNGWTTEEIPPVQELRPLAAYPSAWEGSVFDADKNYARFEKAFADQLGLRSLMIRTKNEIDFRLFRTSRRVYYGKKGELYGRSIADAELPLTEKVLATKEQQDASYEGVLDLSARLRAAGITMVTMTPVQKQYFTRERLPFFAPRVPDDSHFMHFYQRLKATPELHFVDIIALMHTNEGKFAPFFKQDFHWSEPMAMAAAADAVRVIAELEGSPLRWHHRLELEVKPFIGVEMRFAGRLNMHQDVLEPQLKKTWTDVHQRRELDAAATGLEFDTGNVERADLLPPTCLYGNSFSDGMLRAGLVEHFQKFTKISRSHELHDVPALVAGRCKYLIVQVLDIQADRWVAFATRR, from the coding sequence ATGAACGACCATCTTTCCCGAGCCGTCCTGCATCCGCGCGTGGCGCCGTGGCGCGCCCTGGCGCTGGCCCTGCGGCGCCGCAGCCGTGGCGCCCGCCATCTGCTGCGCCTGCTGCTGGTGGCGGCGATCTTCGCCGTCAGCCTGATCCCGGCCATGCCCGCACTGAACGGCTGGACCACGGAAGAGATTCCGCCGGTTCAGGAATTGCGTCCGCTGGCGGCCTATCCGAGCGCCTGGGAAGGCAGTGTCTTCGACGCCGACAAAAACTACGCGCGCTTCGAAAAAGCCTTCGCCGATCAACTGGGCTTGCGCAGCCTGATGATCCGCACCAAGAATGAAATCGACTTCCGCCTGTTCCGCACCTCGCGCCGGGTGTATTACGGCAAAAAAGGCGAGTTGTACGGCCGCAGCATCGCCGATGCCGAATTGCCGCTCACGGAAAAGGTTCTCGCTACCAAAGAGCAGCAGGATGCCTCCTATGAGGGCGTGCTGGACCTGTCGGCGCGCCTGCGCGCGGCCGGCATCACCATGGTCACGATGACGCCGGTCCAGAAGCAGTATTTCACGCGCGAGCGCTTGCCCTTCTTCGCGCCGCGGGTACCCGACGACTCGCATTTCATGCACTTTTACCAGCGCCTGAAGGCCACGCCCGAGCTGCATTTTGTCGATATCATCGCCCTGATGCATACAAACGAAGGCAAGTTCGCGCCGTTTTTCAAGCAGGATTTCCACTGGTCCGAACCGATGGCGATGGCGGCGGCGGCCGACGCGGTGCGCGTGATCGCCGAACTGGAAGGCTCGCCCCTGCGCTGGCACCACCGGCTCGAACTCGAGGTGAAGCCCTTTATCGGCGTCGAAATGCGCTTTGCCGGACGCCTGAACATGCACCAGGACGTGCTCGAGCCGCAGTTGAAGAAAACCTGGACCGATGTGCACCAGCGGCGCGAGCTCGATGCCGCCGCCACCGGCCTGGAATTTGATACTGGCAATGTCGAACGGGCCGACCTGCTGCCGCCGACCTGCTTGTACGGTAACAGTTTCAGCGACGGCATGCTGCGCGCCGGCCTGGTCGAGCACTTCCAGAAATTTACCAAGATCAGCCGCAGCCACGAACTGCACGATGTCCCGGCGCTCGTCGCCGGGCGCTGCAAATACCTGATCGTCCAGGTGCTCGACATCCAGGCCGATCGCTGGGTCGCCTTCGCCACCCGGCGCTGA
- a CDS encoding MBOAT family O-acyltransferase — MVFSSPGFLFLFFPVFFALYFVLPRAARNSYILLASFAFYILGAGALTAVALVLLMLNWLLGQLIARLRREQARAAARPGAARLALAAGIVMNLAPLIFFKYLLFLAQVLHDVSGAAPFATAATWKIVLPLGISFYVFHFLSYLLDVYARRIEAETSIQKFAIYIFLFPHLIAGPVVRYAEVREQLNLKYRRLVGSDVFWGMVIFCIGLAKKMLIADPLGSVVDVVHGPTVAMSTYAAWLGALCYSFQIYFDFSGYTDMAIGMARMMGFRFPRNFNRPYAAASITEFWQRWHMTLSRFFRDYVYIPLGGNRRGNLATYRNSFIVFGLCALWHGAAYTFLIWGLGHGALLAFERAGWLNSARWRLGSLPVFVLATLLWVPFRAVDLGQTGKLLRAMSGLDPAVPLWQDANRVLADPKVMFLLALAGLICLLGDKPFQRLRRRSLRQPLMMGVYSCLLYLLSCLAVVEGGFNPFIYFQF, encoded by the coding sequence ATGGTTTTTTCTTCTCCCGGCTTTCTGTTCCTGTTCTTTCCCGTGTTTTTCGCGCTGTACTTCGTCTTGCCGCGGGCGGCGCGCAACAGTTACATCCTGTTGGCCAGCTTCGCCTTCTACATCCTGGGCGCCGGCGCCCTGACCGCAGTGGCGCTGGTGCTGCTGATGCTCAACTGGCTGCTGGGCCAGCTGATCGCCCGCCTGCGCCGCGAGCAAGCTCGCGCCGCCGCGCGGCCGGGGGCGGCCCGGCTGGCCCTGGCGGCCGGCATCGTGATGAACCTGGCGCCACTGATTTTCTTTAAATATCTGCTGTTCCTGGCCCAGGTCCTGCACGACGTGTCGGGCGCGGCGCCGTTCGCCACGGCGGCGACCTGGAAAATCGTCCTGCCGCTCGGCATTTCGTTTTACGTTTTCCATTTCCTGTCCTACCTGCTGGATGTGTACGCGCGCCGCATCGAGGCCGAAACCAGCATCCAGAAGTTCGCCATCTACATCTTTTTGTTTCCCCACCTGATCGCCGGCCCGGTGGTGCGCTACGCCGAGGTGCGCGAACAGCTCAACCTCAAGTACCGGCGCCTGGTCGGCAGCGACGTCTTCTGGGGCATGGTGATTTTCTGTATCGGCCTGGCCAAGAAAATGCTGATCGCCGACCCGCTCGGCTCGGTGGTGGACGTGGTGCACGGCCCCACGGTGGCGATGAGCACCTATGCCGCCTGGCTCGGCGCGCTATGCTATTCCTTCCAAATTTATTTCGATTTCTCGGGCTACACCGACATGGCCATCGGCATGGCGCGCATGATGGGATTCCGTTTCCCGCGCAATTTCAACCGCCCGTACGCGGCCGCCAGCATCACCGAATTCTGGCAGCGCTGGCACATGACCCTGTCGCGCTTTTTCCGCGACTATGTCTACATTCCCCTGGGCGGCAACCGGCGCGGCAACCTGGCGACCTACCGCAACAGCTTCATCGTGTTCGGCCTGTGCGCGCTCTGGCACGGGGCCGCCTATACCTTCCTGATCTGGGGCCTGGGGCATGGGGCGCTGCTGGCGTTCGAACGCGCCGGCTGGCTCAATTCGGCGCGCTGGCGCCTGGGCAGCCTTCCGGTGTTCGTGCTGGCCACCCTGCTGTGGGTGCCGTTCCGGGCCGTCGACCTGGGCCAGACCGGCAAGCTGCTGCGCGCCATGAGCGGACTCGACCCGGCGGTGCCGCTGTGGCAGGACGCCAACCGGGTGCTGGCCGATCCCAAGGTGATGTTTTTGCTGGCGCTGGCCGGCCTGATCTGCCTGCTCGGCGACAAGCCCTTCCAGCGCCTGCGCCGGCGCAGCCTGCGCCAGCCCTTGATGATGGGCGTGTACTCCTGCCTGCTGTACCTGCTGTCCTGCCTGGCAGTGGTCGAAGGCGGCTTCAATCCGTTTATTTACTTTCAGTTCTGA
- a CDS encoding acyltransferase family protein: protein MHTHDTVSPPLALNLAGIDLLRFASALAVLFWHYQHFSFVGAVPFEFDNREEPFYGALSTFYHYGKFGVQVFWSISGFIFFWKYGEALAAGRIEAGRFALLRFSRLYPLHILTLLLVALGQALFRASHPAYFVYQDNSLPSFFLQLGVVGHWFYPLLSSISFNGPIWSVALELLAYVLFFFLSRRIGVGARATLATVALLALGHYASGLPAFECLLFFYLGGVVWLAACRAAPWSRRRHRIVNVALALLFLAVCAAVRLRLVWADHVVVPMVPLLVYVFLQGVQPAAERVRRVFGELGNLTYASYLLHFPLQLYIALACGWLGHAVPWRSPWLFLGFVTATMVLSYWCYRHVERPLQDWIRRRWGTSAATSTQLGGNVVPI from the coding sequence ATGCACACTCACGATACCGTTTCCCCACCCCTTGCCCTGAACCTGGCCGGGATCGACCTGCTGCGCTTTGCCAGTGCGCTGGCCGTGCTGTTCTGGCATTACCAGCATTTCTCCTTCGTGGGCGCGGTGCCCTTCGAGTTCGATAACCGGGAAGAACCGTTCTACGGCGCCCTGTCGACCTTCTACCATTACGGCAAGTTCGGCGTGCAAGTGTTCTGGAGCATCTCCGGTTTCATTTTTTTCTGGAAGTATGGCGAGGCGCTCGCCGCCGGACGGATCGAGGCCGGGCGCTTTGCGCTGTTGCGCTTTTCGCGCCTGTATCCGCTGCATATATTGACCCTGCTGCTGGTGGCGCTCGGGCAAGCGCTGTTCCGCGCCAGCCATCCCGCGTACTTTGTGTATCAGGACAACAGCTTGCCGAGTTTTTTCCTGCAACTGGGCGTGGTCGGCCACTGGTTTTATCCGCTGCTGAGCAGCATCTCCTTCAATGGCCCGATCTGGAGCGTGGCGCTCGAGTTGCTGGCCTACGTGCTGTTCTTTTTCCTGAGCCGGCGCATCGGCGTGGGCGCGCGCGCGACCCTGGCCACGGTGGCGCTGCTGGCCCTGGGGCACTATGCAAGCGGTTTGCCGGCCTTTGAATGCCTGCTGTTCTTTTACCTGGGCGGGGTGGTGTGGCTGGCGGCCTGCCGTGCGGCGCCCTGGAGCCGGCGCCGCCACCGGATCGTCAACGTCGCGCTGGCGCTGCTGTTCCTGGCCGTGTGCGCGGCGGTGCGCTTGCGCCTGGTGTGGGCCGACCATGTGGTGGTGCCGATGGTGCCGCTGCTGGTGTATGTGTTCCTGCAAGGAGTGCAGCCGGCCGCTGAGCGGGTGCGGCGTGTTTTTGGCGAACTGGGCAACCTGACCTACGCCAGCTATCTGCTGCATTTTCCGCTGCAGTTGTATATTGCGCTCGCCTGCGGCTGGCTGGGGCATGCGGTGCCGTGGCGCTCGCCGTGGCTGTTTCTCGGTTTCGTGACGGCCACCATGGTGTTGTCATACTGGTGCTACCGCCATGTGGAGCGGCCGCTGCAGGACTGGATCCGGCGTCGTTGGGGCACGTCGGCGGCTACGTCCACCCAATTGGGCGGGAACGTGGTGCCGATATGA
- a CDS encoding ABC transporter permease, with product MISLSMFRGVWRYRGFVLGSVKREFQSKYRNSLFGALWTVLNPLAMITVYTVIFSEVMGSRLQGVDKAFAYSIYLCAGALTWGLFAEITTRAQTVFIENANLIKKLQFPRICLPIIVVLNACVNFAIIFGLFTLFLVWSGTFPGAVYLLLFPVLALQILFSIGLGMVLGVLNVFFRDVGQFFSILLQFWFWFTPIVYPVTALPKPIRELLVFNPMAAVIGAYQTILVHGRAPDWAGLLPIAILTVLCCMMGLLLFRKRSGEMVDEL from the coding sequence ATGATCTCGCTGTCGATGTTCCGCGGCGTCTGGCGCTACCGCGGCTTCGTGCTCGGCAGCGTCAAGCGCGAATTCCAGTCCAAGTACCGCAACTCGCTGTTCGGCGCGCTCTGGACCGTGCTCAACCCGCTGGCCATGATCACCGTCTATACCGTGATCTTTTCCGAAGTCATGGGTAGCCGCCTGCAGGGGGTCGACAAGGCCTTCGCCTATAGCATCTACCTGTGCGCCGGCGCCCTGACCTGGGGTTTGTTCGCCGAAATCACCACGCGCGCGCAAACCGTGTTCATCGAAAACGCTAACCTGATCAAGAAGCTGCAGTTTCCGCGCATCTGCCTGCCGATCATCGTGGTGCTCAACGCCTGCGTCAACTTCGCCATCATCTTCGGCCTGTTTACCCTGTTCCTGGTCTGGTCCGGCACCTTTCCGGGCGCGGTCTACCTGCTGCTGTTCCCGGTGCTGGCGCTGCAAATCCTGTTTTCGATCGGGCTGGGCATGGTGCTCGGTGTCCTGAATGTGTTTTTCCGCGACGTCGGCCAGTTCTTTTCGATCCTGCTGCAATTCTGGTTCTGGTTTACCCCCATCGTGTATCCGGTCACGGCGCTGCCCAAACCGATCCGCGAGCTGCTCGTGTTCAATCCCATGGCGGCCGTGATCGGCGCCTACCAGACCATCCTGGTGCACGGGCGCGCGCCCGACTGGGCCGGCCTGCTGCCGATTGCCATACTCACCGTGCTGTGCTGCATGATGGGTCTTTTACTGTTCCGCAAGCGCTCCGGCGAAATGGTGGATGAACTCTGA
- a CDS encoding ABC transporter ATP-binding protein yields MGTIRVNQLGKAYKQYSNRWGRLVEWVLPFLGQRHRLKWVIQDVSFQLAPGEAVGIIGINGAGKSTLLKLITGTTTPTTGSVQITGRVAALLELGMGFHPDFSGRQNCFMAGQLIGLTVDEIATLMPEIEAFADIGEYIDQPVRVYSSGMQMRLAFSVATVKRPDVLIVDEALSVGDAWFQHKSFERIRQFQKLGTTLLIVSHDRAAIQSICERALLLDGGRLASQGSPEQVMDYYNALIAARDGAGVEQVVTEAGRTQTSSGTGEASVTRITLEDEAGRPLETVNVGAAVTLCVQVKVHAPVARLVLGYMIKDRLGQQMYGTNTHHMDMALHDVAPGEEITFRFAFPLNLGEGSYSLTTALTSTETHLGDNYEWRDLAFLFIVMNMNRRQFVGTNWLEPRVEILR; encoded by the coding sequence ATGGGTACCATACGCGTCAATCAACTGGGCAAGGCCTACAAACAATACAGCAACCGCTGGGGCCGCCTGGTGGAATGGGTCCTGCCCTTCCTCGGCCAGCGCCACCGCCTGAAATGGGTGATCCAGGATGTCAGCTTCCAGCTCGCGCCCGGCGAAGCGGTCGGCATCATCGGCATCAACGGGGCCGGCAAGAGCACCTTGTTGAAACTGATCACCGGCACCACCACCCCGACCACGGGCAGCGTCCAGATCACCGGGCGGGTGGCGGCCCTGCTCGAACTGGGCATGGGTTTCCATCCCGATTTCAGCGGGCGCCAGAACTGCTTCATGGCCGGCCAGTTGATCGGCCTGACGGTCGATGAAATCGCCACCCTGATGCCCGAGATCGAAGCGTTCGCCGACATCGGCGAGTACATCGACCAGCCGGTGCGCGTGTATTCCTCGGGCATGCAGATGCGCCTGGCCTTCAGCGTGGCCACTGTCAAGCGGCCCGACGTGCTGATCGTCGATGAGGCGCTATCGGTGGGCGATGCCTGGTTCCAGCACAAGAGTTTCGAACGCATCCGCCAGTTCCAGAAGCTCGGCACCACCTTGCTCATCGTCAGCCACGACCGCGCCGCGATCCAGTCGATCTGCGAACGCGCCCTGCTGCTCGACGGCGGCCGCCTGGCTTCGCAAGGCAGCCCGGAACAGGTGATGGATTACTACAACGCCCTGATCGCCGCGCGCGACGGTGCCGGGGTCGAGCAGGTCGTCACAGAGGCCGGCCGCACCCAGACCAGTTCCGGCACCGGCGAAGCGAGCGTGACCCGCATCACCCTGGAAGACGAGGCCGGGCGCCCCCTGGAAACGGTCAACGTCGGCGCCGCCGTCACCCTGTGCGTGCAAGTGAAGGTGCACGCGCCGGTGGCGCGCCTGGTGCTCGGCTACATGATCAAGGACCGCCTCGGCCAGCAGATGTACGGCACCAACACCCACCACATGGACATGGCGCTGCACGACGTGGCCCCCGGCGAGGAAATCACCTTCCGCTTCGCCTTCCCGCTCAATCTGGGCGAAGGCAGCTATTCGCTCACCACCGCGCTCACCAGCACCGAAACCCATTTGGGCGACAACTACGAGTGGCGCGACCTGGCCTTCCTGTTCATCGTGATGAATATGAACCGCCGACAATTCGTCGGCACCAACTGGCTTGAGCCGCGCGTGGAGATCCTGCGATGA
- a CDS encoding class I SAM-dependent methyltransferase — MSDNFYRAFEDRYRGSRELITTRLTSYAPFYAPLAALYPGGAVLDLGCGRGEWLELLGGQGFAPFGVDLDAGMLAACRERGLHAELTDALSALRARADASVAMVSAFHLVEHIPFDQVQLLIAEALRVLLPGGLLIMETPNPENLVVGASSFYMDPSHLKPIPSPLLEFVTGFAGFPRHKVLRLQEAAQLHTDAPIGLINVLDGVSPDYAVVGQKDAPSEALAAFEAPFAAKFGIGLSDLALRFEEQDNRRRTELHASIDRVEHALQAGLVSLDAAHQGVARVASGVDHLRQRQDMAEPILQRVGPNADRLAELQGQMVQQVQLALQVQTQFQAHNGQVQGQLDALGHRIGVAEARAQQADAHVAAMLASTSWRVTAPLRMVAGSAYRLGSAARDGRLASGAKRRLAGPLLTFMRAMLRRPRVKRMALTVLRRFPGLHARLYGILRRGNAPPAPPAAAPTHGSSAADLSPREQRMYHELKQAMEARNK, encoded by the coding sequence ATGAGCGACAATTTTTACCGTGCCTTCGAAGACCGCTACCGCGGTTCGCGCGAGCTGATTACGACGCGCCTGACCAGCTACGCGCCCTTCTACGCGCCGCTGGCGGCGCTGTATCCGGGCGGCGCCGTGCTCGATCTCGGGTGCGGACGCGGCGAATGGCTCGAACTGCTGGGCGGGCAAGGCTTCGCCCCGTTCGGCGTCGACCTCGACGCCGGCATGCTGGCGGCCTGCCGCGAACGCGGCCTGCACGCCGAACTGACCGACGCCCTCTCCGCCCTGCGCGCCAGGGCGGACGCCAGCGTGGCCATGGTCTCGGCCTTCCACCTGGTCGAGCACATTCCATTCGACCAGGTCCAGCTCCTGATCGCCGAAGCGCTGCGCGTGCTGCTGCCGGGCGGCCTGTTGATCATGGAAACGCCCAATCCCGAAAACCTGGTGGTCGGCGCGTCCAGCTTCTACATGGACCCCTCGCACCTGAAACCGATTCCGTCACCGCTGCTCGAATTCGTGACGGGCTTTGCCGGCTTCCCGCGCCACAAGGTGCTGCGCCTGCAGGAAGCGGCGCAGCTGCACACCGATGCGCCGATCGGCTTGATCAACGTGCTCGATGGCGTCAGCCCCGATTACGCGGTGGTGGGCCAGAAGGATGCGCCGTCCGAGGCGCTGGCCGCGTTCGAAGCGCCCTTCGCCGCCAAATTCGGCATCGGCCTGTCCGACCTGGCGCTGCGTTTCGAGGAGCAGGATAACCGGCGCCGCACCGAACTGCATGCCTCGATCGACCGCGTCGAGCACGCGCTGCAGGCCGGCCTGGTCTCGCTCGACGCCGCGCACCAGGGCGTGGCGCGGGTGGCGAGCGGGGTCGATCACCTGCGCCAGCGCCAGGACATGGCCGAACCGATCCTGCAGCGGGTCGGCCCGAATGCCGACCGCCTGGCCGAGCTGCAAGGGCAGATGGTGCAGCAAGTCCAGCTGGCGCTGCAGGTCCAGACCCAGTTCCAGGCCCATAACGGGCAGGTCCAGGGCCAGCTCGATGCGCTCGGACATCGCATCGGCGTGGCCGAAGCGCGCGCCCAGCAGGCCGACGCCCACGTGGCAGCCATGCTGGCCAGCACCTCCTGGAGAGTGACGGCGCCGCTGCGCATGGTGGCGGGCAGCGCCTACCGCCTGGGCAGCGCCGCGCGCGACGGGCGCCTGGCGAGCGGCGCGAAACGGCGCCTGGCAGGGCCGCTGCTGACCTTCATGCGCGCCATGCTGCGCCGCCCGCGCGTCAAGCGGATGGCGCTGACGGTACTGCGGCGCTTTCCCGGCCTGCATGCGCGCCTGTACGGCATTCTGCGGCGCGGCAATGCGCCGCCGGCGCCGCCGGCCGCCGCGCCCACCCACGGCAGCAGCGCGGCCGACCTGTCGCCGCGCGAGCAGCGCATGTACCACGAACTCAAACAAGCCATGGAAGCAAGGAATAAGTGA